The Raphanus sativus cultivar WK10039 chromosome 2, ASM80110v3, whole genome shotgun sequence DNA segment GCCTTCGAGGATGTTTCCCCTGAGGAAACTGCTAAGGAAAGTCCATTTAGCAACTATGCAGAAGTGTCTGAAACCAGTGCTCCCAAAGAAGCTCGCTTATTTGAGGATgtaagtttctttttctttatgtaTATGCAATATACACCGAGTGGTCGGTGATCTCTTAAAAATGAACAAATTTGGCTAACCTGGGAGGTTTATATGCTCTCTCATTTGTTCTTTGGGTAAAAGGTTTTGCAAAATGGATCTGCTCCGGCGAATGGTGCTACTGCTTCGGAGGTTTTTCAATCTTTGGGtgagttaataaaaaatagcagtttttatcattttcttaGGCAAGGAGGAAGGATGTGAGGATTGTTCCCTTCTCTTTCGTTTTTCTAAGTTCTTAAGATTGGATCCTTTGTATGTGCATTGTTTAAAACAGGCGCTGGGAAAGGAGGGCCTGGTTTGTCTGTAGAAGCGTTAGAGAAAATGATGGAAGATCCAACAGTTCAGAAGATGGTTTACCCGTAACTCTTCTTCCCTACCACATTATGTTTCTTTAAGTTTATTTTCGTAGCTGGTTTCTAAGTGTACATATTGGTAACATGTCGTGTATATATGGATTCAGACATTTGCCTGAGGAGATGAGGAACCCAGAAACTTTCAAATGTAAGTCTCATGCaggttattaattattattgaaTGGAAAGCTTGAACTAGTCATATGAGGTTTGATCAAATATCTGATCCAATTTCTATGGATTGGAATTTCTTGTAGGGATGCTTCAAAATCCTCAATACCGTCAACAGCTACAGGACATGCTGTAAGCTCCAATAGCATGTTGATTccttaaaaaattctaaaactgtatttttctatttagtctgatttatgtttttttttgcatggaTTTAGGAATAATATGAGTGGGAGTGGTGAATGGGACAAGAGAATGACGGAGACCTTAAAGAATTTTGATCTGAATAGTCCTGAAGTGAAGCAACAGTTCGGTAAGCAAATAGTccctaataaaacaaaaaaaactcactTGTCACAAACTATGGATGTGACTTGGGATCAGTACTGAAGGATTGAAACCATGTATCGTATCAGATCAAATAGGATTGACTCCAGAAGAAGCCATCTCTAAGATAATGCAGAACCCTGATGTTGCTATGGCATTCCAGAATCCTAGAGTCCAAGCAGCCTTAATGGAAGTACGGTTTCTTTTTTTCACTTGAATCATAAAGATATCTTTCTTTTTGATACGTCCTTACTCAATTTTATTGTGGTGGTTGTTGCAGTGTTCAGAGAACCCAATGAACATCATGAAGTACCAAAACGACAAAGAGGTAAAACACTACTTAGGTCTGCATTGAAAAACATGTCAATGCAATcactttttttgtaaaaactttGTTTGAGTGCAGGTAATGGATGTGTTCAACAAGATTTCACAGCTCTTCCCAGGAATGACGGGTTGAGACAAAGCGCTCACGACTCATGGTTTTGATCTCCATTGGATCAAAATCTCATGTCTTTCTTTAGCTTTCtaggaaccaaaaaaaaaaagagaaaacaagaacatgttttttttttggttatcaCAGACAAAGATGCTCAAGTTTTGCTCAGGCCATAGAGAGAGACGCTTGTACCTTGTAAACGCAGTCGTGAATTCGATACGTGTAAGAATATTGTTGGTGGGATTTTTGGGTTGCATGACGTCACCGAGAGAGAGCAGAGCACAAAGAGAAGATAAATCAATCACtgtgtttaattaatttttaacctAAAAGAAATAGTTAATTACGAAATTAGATCTCGAGAAAAAATAAGTGACGTGGTAACATCAGGGCCGTTAAACGGTTTGGTGGGTCCCTGACTCTTGCGGTCAAAAACAGCGTTCTCCCACTTTCTCGTTGTCTAAAAAATTTATAGCGGCTTCTCGGAGAAGTTTTGTCTGTTAACGTCGGTCGTTGTTAATCGCGCGGGAGGATTGGGGGCGTGTAACTGAAACTCCTTCGCTTCCCGTCTAATACTTTCTGTCTCCAACGGCCACGAGTGACGGAGTCGCGTGTTCGATTCGCAGTGTGAGTAATTCTTTTTTTAAGTTGGGGATTTGTATTTGGCTAATCCTGTCTCTTGAGATATGTTATTCGAAGAGAAAAGATTACTCCTTGCTCGCTTTTTGAACTTGTTTCTGTTAGATTTTCAATGTTTTAACGACAATGGCGACTTGTGATTTGTGATTCCGGTGGAaaagtttacttttttttcttttctttgggTTAGGTAATGTAAATATGGAGCGACTTTTACCAAGAACAGTTTTTAATCATTGATAATTAATGATAGAAAGCGTTTCATAGAATCAATCTCCATGGCTCTCGTTTTTGGTGATTTAttgaactttttttcttcttaatactctttttaggtttttttaCTTGAGATGAAGCCTCTTATAAAAAGTAAGGATAGTAAGCTCTCAGCAGCCTCGAGAGCAGCTGTGAATAAAGTTCTAGACAGAATCAATGCTCGTGGCAACAAGAAGGGAGATGCTACTCCACAGAACTCTGATTCCGCTAAGGTTAGTTGGTTTGTTTTctatacattgtttttttttgtaattaatttcaTGGGAAGAACGAAGAACATTTAAATTTAGTACTACTCTTATCATCGTAGCTGGACAAGGGGAAGAAAACCGTAACTGACAACGTTCTAGAGGACAGGGAATGTGTTcagtttgatgatgatgatgagatgaaTGATTCAGACTGGGAAGACTGTCCTATTCCTACTCTTGCCAAATCTGTTGATGATACCTACGTTGATGACACCAGAGAGTTAACCATTGAACTTGATGATTTGCCTCCTGATACTAAGAGGCAGAAGAAGAACACTTACCGTGCAACAGCACAAGACAaggtttacttttttttttttttgcttaagaaAATCTCATGAATGCTATATGGTTACTTACTTACTTTACCTAAGAAAGTTGTGTTTTCTCGTAAAGGAACGGGCGGAACTTGTACACAAAGTTCACTTGCTCTGTCTGCTTGCAAGAGGGAGGATAGTTGACAACGCTTGTAATGATCCCTTGATTCAGGTACATACATTGTATCCCTTTTTGACTGCTGGtgtaaagcttttttttttcttataaattttgcTAATTTGATGTGCAGGCTTCCTTGCTTTCACTTCTGCCATCATACTTGACAAAAGTATCGAATCTAGAGAAAGTGACTGTTAGGGATATAGCCCCTCTTCTTCGTTGGGTATGGCTTTATAGTGATCTGTagcttttcttatgtttttttttctctgatttGGAAAGTTGAGCAGCTTCTCCTGGCTCAAATTGTAGGTTCGTGGGAACTTTGCTGTTAGGTGTACacccagttctgagaaatctttTCGTACGTCTCTAGCATTTGCTCTTGAATCTCGTAGAGGCACGCCTGAAGAGGTAAAATCTTGTGACCAGCTGCATTTTAATTAACTTATACTTGATTAGTTGTTTGAAACATCAATTTTCATACTTTTAGTTTCATTCTTTCTGTTGATTTGAAATTTACAAAGACGTTGGTTTGCTTTTTTACCAAAGCTACTTGAACCTCCCCCTATGTGAAAATTATATCTCTGTTTATTTTATGCAAAGTTGGTCCTCATGTTAGGAATAATGTTCTATAGGAAACTcattggatcttttttttttttgcagcttgGAGCGTTGGCCGTTGCTTTACTTAGAGCATTAAAGCTTACAACTCGGTATGTGATAACTTGTTACTTTTTGCCACAAGATATTGTTCGGTGTCATTTGATGTTTTTGCTTTTCAATGTTAATATGTCAGATAGTTATTTAAGGTACCACATTCTTGAAGTGTTGCTGATTTGAGTTTCACAGGTTTGTGTCTATTCTTGATGTTGCCTCCTTAAAGCCTGGGGCCGAAAAGGATGAATCTTCAGGTCAGAACAGAGCTAAAACGAAGCGTGGGGTATTCAGGAACTTCACTCTTATGGTACCAAAGCATCAAGCCATCTCGTCACACCCAAACAAATCCTCTTCCCATGTTGAGGATAAAAGTCTCTGTGAAACCTCTTCTGAGTCTCAGCAGGAGGGTTCTGCTCAGCTGCAAGACAATAAGGTCAACTCATCCTGTGAAGCAGGAACGTCCAGCAAATCTGACGGAGCAAGGAGGAAAGGTGATGTTGAGTTTGAGATGCAGTTAGCCATGGCTATGGCTGCGACTGCGAGTGTAAACAACCAACAGAGTTCTAAAGTAACCGAGAAAAAGAAAAGTCCacaaacaacaagaagaagtgATGGCTTGTCAGTTTCTGACCAAGTAATGTCCACAGCTATCGGTTCTAAGAAAGCGGATTCTCCTCTTTGTTGGGCTGAGGTGTATTGCAATGGAGAAAACATGGATGGGAGATGGGTTCATGTAGATGCTGTTAATGGAACGATAGATGCTGAACAAAACGTAGAAGCTGCAGCTGCTGCTTGCAGAATGTTAGTTAGATATGTTGTCGCCTTCGCTGGTGGTGGAGCTAAAGATGTCACTCGCAGGTACTGTACAAAGTGGCACACGATTTCATCCAAACGGGTGAGTTCATCGTGGTGGGATATGGTCTTAGCACCGTTACGAGAACTAGAGGCAGCCGCAAGCGTTATCCCTCTTGCTAACAATGCTTGCTCAAGTAGTAGTAGCTCGTCCTTTGGTATGAGGAGTGCTGTTGAAGATATTGAGTTAGCTACTAGGGCACTTACTGAGCCTCTTCCCACAAACCAGCAGGCCTATAAAGGTCACGAACTCTATGCTATTGAGAAATGGCTTCACAAGAACCAGATACTTCACCCAAAAGGTCCGGTTCTGGGGTTCTGCGCTGGTCATTCCGTTTATCCTCGAACTTGTGTGCAGACTCTTAGAACTAAAGAAAGTTGGCTACGTGATGGGCTTCAACTTAAGGCCAGTGAAGTTCCCTTAAAGGTAATCAGTGTTCTTTTCTCTCCCTGATGATTATCTTTACTCATTCCGGTTTGATAAATCAACTATCACCTTATAGATTCTTAAGCGTAACGCAAAGATCAGAAAAGGAAAAGATTTTGGAGATGGGAACAAGGACAGTGAAGATGGTTCTTCTCGGTGCATGGAACTATACGGGAGGTGGCAAATGGAACCATTGTGTCTCCCTCATGCTGTTAATGGGATTGTGCCTAAGGTAAAAAAGCACCTTCATCTCGGTCTAAATTTATTTGCTTCAATGGAATCTAACTGTACAAAGATTATGTGTGTTTGGTTGGGGTTTTCCAGAACGAGCGTGGTCAAGTTGATGTCTGGTCTGAGAAATGTCTCCCACCTGGAACAGTCCACTTAAGGTTTCCTCGAATATTTTCAATTGCTAAGAGATTTGGAATAGATTATGCACCTGCAATGGTTGGTTTCGAGTACAAAAGTGGACGTGCTACTCCTGTTTTCGAAGGTATTGTGGTCTGCACCGAGTTCAAAGATGCAATCCTCGAGGTAAACactccaaattttatttttattgtttatggtTCTTTTGGATTCATCTGGTTTTGTGATTAGGCATATGCAGAAGAACGAGAAAtgagagaagaggaggagagaaGACGAAACGAAGCACAAGCAGCTTCGAGATGGTATCAGCTTCTTTCCTCTATCTTAACCCGTGAGAGGCTGAATAACCGTTACGCCAATAACTCAGAGGATGATGTTGTCAAGACGAGGAGTATGGAAACGAAACCAGAGACGGTTGTTAGGGAGGAGAATGTGAAAACACCTGAAAAGCAAGGAGGGGTTAAGAGAGGAAGAAAGCGTCGTAGTGAAGATGACAACCGTGAAGGTGGAGATGGAGATGAACATGAGCATGTGTTTCTTGACGAGCAAGAAACGTTTGATGAGAAAACCTCTGTAAAAACCAAACGCTGCAAATGTGGCTTTTCTGTCCAAGTTGAACAAATGTGAACGCTTTGTTTTTGGAGCTTTTTAGTAACATATCTTATGTATTCAGCTTTGGACAATCAGCACTGATAAAAAAGACCGATATAGTGTACTATATCATCATTGTCTAGAGAagacttctttttcttttcataatcCATCCACAAAATACCACCGGCCAAGAATCACCGGAAAATTCGTTTATTGTGGATTTGGTGTTGGAACTTGTACTAGTTGGGCCTCCGCCCATAGCCGTCAGAAAAATTATTTTGGCTTAATAAGTTTTACATTTAGCTTTTGATTAAAGTTTTAGATTactgttatttatttattattattcttaatgtgtatatatattaaattcatCCCTGGAACGGGGCCAATCAGAGCACATACAGACGTCGACGACTTAGAAAAACAGTAGACTAGGTTAGGTGAGGGGAAGCTTTGTTCACACCTCCGGTGAACACTGACACTCTCAATCCAGATTCCAAGACTTTTCATGGAGAGGTGTCCAAACCAACTAAGGATCCTTCACAGACTCCTAAAATCAAGCGCCCATGGAGGGAGATATGCGGTCTTTACACGCCAGATCCAGTTGAAACCTGACTCTAAGAACCCTAGCCCCATCATCTGCACAAGCTTCACCACCTCAGAAGTCTAGACGCTGCGTACTCCTCCACTCTCCTAGCTTTGATATGACACTATTAGTTTTTTTcgttattttagatttaaaattcaattttatgacaaattttaaaatatttttgaacacTCTCGAAAGACTGGTAGGTACCAAACATTTTGGGAGTTGTGACTTGGTAATCTTCAGTAGTCAATAATGACAACACAGACGAGAAAGATGGGTAGCTACCAACATTTTGTTTTAGAAATAATACGTCGACAGAGTTAGCTAACTTATTTCGTGGACGATATATATTGAAGAGTGATATATATAGGAGGTGCCTACCCTCCccttaaaataatatttaagaatcatcTTGTTAAAACAAAACAGTGCTTTCCGTCCactttcttatcttttttttttgatcaaaaccgTCCACTTtcttatctttttataaaaagtttcacATTATGGCTAAGAAGTTGCTTCTGCTTCTTTTACTTATTATCTTAAGCCTACATGCATGTTCTGGCTCTATCGTCAACTCTCTTCCTGGTTTTGAAGGTCCTCTTCCTTTCGAGCTTGAGACCGGGTTTGTGTCTTTTTTTCATATCGTCTTCATTGTGTGTTTTCTGCTTAAAGAGTGAAATAAGCTATTTCAATTGCTTTTGAATGTAGGTATATTGGTGTTGGTGAAGAAGAGCAAGTGCAATTGTTTTACTACTTCATTAAATCTGAGAAGAATCCAAAAGATGATCCTCTTCTTCTCTGGTTAACTGGAGGACCTGGCTGTTCTTCTCTCAGTGGCCTCTTTTTTGAGAACGGTAAAAAATAGAAAGACCATAGCAATTATGTTTcgtaaatatcaaaatttaccAGTTAGGGATCTGCGGTTCAACTGGTTTGTAAAACAGGGCCTTTTACATTTAATCTTGATGAGGGTTACAGAGGTAGAAAACCCACCTTGCAATCTACAACACATTCGTGGACAAAGGTAACACTAGCAAAATGcttattatatttcttattgtTATTGATAATATTCGTGTGTCTGTCTATAGTATAATTGATCTTTGTTTGTAGGTGGCAAACATAATTTTCTTGGACCAGCCTGTTGGTACTGGCTTCTCCTATGCAACAACTCAAATCCTTGATACACCTAGTGACTCAAGAGAAGCTAAGCAGATCCACCAATTTATTCGCAAGGTTAAGAAATAAAAGAGAGGTTGAACTTAAATGTGTATGATGTAAAAAAAGTGTCTAATATGAGACTATCACATACTAACCCTGAGCTAAGTCCGACTCTTCAAAAAGCTAGTTTATCCATATGACTTTGTAAATCCACTGGTTAAATCTCATTCCTAACCAATGATATAACAGTTCTCGAAGCATTAATCGTTTTCTGAATAGAAACTCTTATTTAGAgtgtttttgttgttgatgCTGTTGTACAGTGGTTAAGTAAGCACACAGAGTTTATCTCGAACCCTTTTTATGTCGGTGGAGATTCGTATTCTGGTAAGGTTATTCCGGCTACTGTTCAAGAAATCTCCAAAGGTATGTGTGTGTTTCATCTTTTTCGTTTTTTCTCTCTCAAGGTATATATttcgtttatttttattagttttttctaCATGATGATGACAGGAAATGATCTTAAGCTTAAATCCCAAATAAATCTTGAGGTTTGTACCTGGCTGCTTCTTATGTTATACAACACAACTTTTCCAACAAACATTGACgatccttttttattttctctcaaCAATAGGGCTATGTGCTAGGAAATCCACTAACAGACGAAGAATTTGACAAAAACCACCGTATTCCATTTGCTCATGGAATGGCATTGATCTCTGATGAACTCTACGaggtattatataatttatatcacATGCAAGAATGGAGTTAGAAAGCAACGACCtatacaaaacattttttttttcgtttgcaGTCGCTGCAGAGAAGTTGCAGAGGAAATTACTATGACAATAACACAGAGTGCTTGAAACATTTTGACGAATATCGAGAGGTATACAATGATCATAATAGTTGCATCATAGagaatgtttatatatatatattctatctGTTCCACGAAgataaaagttttgaaaagTTAATTCAGTTTCACAAAAATGGAAGTTTTGTGCATGTGTTTCAGCTCAATTTTGTAAAATGGAAGTTTTGTGTGTTTCAGCTCAATTTTGTAGTTTGTTTATCCTTTTTTACTCGTTAAGACAATTACTATTgaaataaattgattttttaaattatggtATTAGAAGAGTTTTACTATTGAAATaagttgaattttttaaaaaatatggtataaaaagtgtttactttATTCGTTATCGTCAGCCAAAATAtcaattagtatatatattccagtttcttttgttattgtttGATTTACTTTTGCAGAGTATTTCTGGATTAAACTATGGTAATGTTCTGATGGAATGGTGCGAAATCCCGTTAGTCCAAAGAAGATCCCTTCTCCTTGGAGACGTTTGGGCTCCGTTCAACCCAGATGTATGCTATGTAAGCAATCCATCTTCTTTCTATTGAATTAATTCGTTAATGCTATGCTTTTGTTATACATTTGAATTGAATgaatattgttatatatatataacacaagAATCGCTTTTGCACCAATTTGTAGTTGTACATGGATTCACTATCTTCCCTCTGGGCCAATGACGAGAGAGTGCGCAAAGCACTCCATGTAGTAaaggtatatagtttataaCGACTTGGGTTTAAGGATGAATAAATGCGTTTTATAAAATGAtggtaaagaaaaaacaagtacTTCGAATATGATTTCAgggaagtatagaagaatgggtACGGTGTTCTTCGGGCAAGCCTTACGATTCCGATATCAAAAGCAGCGTACCATATCATATGAACAATAGCATCAAAGGATACAGATCTCTCATCTACAGGTTAAATTGATTTACAACTTTCTAACCTTTTTATATTACAAGTTAATTTCAAGAGTTCGTATTAAAACTCTTCTTATGGGAGATTTAATTTGtgtgaatatattatatatatgtatagcgGTGATCACGACTGGATGGTGCCTTTCACTTCAACGAAAGAGTGGATAAGATCACTTGGTTATTCCATTACTGAAAAGTGGAGACCATGGATGATAAACAATCAAGTTGTTGGATACACTCAGACTTATGCCAATAACATGACATATGCTACTGTCAAAGCAAGTCTTCTTGTCCATTGATCTTCTGAACTGTCTTGATTAGCATAGAAAATGTAACTGTCTTGATTTTAATTTACAGGGAGGTGGGCATACAGCATTTTTCAAACCAAAGGAAAGTTCTATCATGTTTCAGAGGTGGATTAGTGGTCAACCTCTCTAAAATTtcccttttaaaaaaatctgtaaACCGTTGTTGAATATCTCTTTactgtaaaacaaaaatttcggtttggtttggttgaCAAACCGAAAAACCTAATAATAAAGACTCCGGTGAATCCTAGACCAGTTTAGTAACTTATATTATGGGTTTTGCAAGTCTAACAAGGTGCAAGGCTCTTGCGTGGGGTTTGTATTGTAGACTCAACCTCAAAGGACTTATGCCTGATATTTGGACATACACTACAATTGGTAGTGTTAAGATTGTACAAGAAAGGCTTACGGTGCAAGGACTTATGCCTGATATTTGGACATACACTATAATTGGTAGTGTGTTAAGATTGTACAAATGAATGTTATGCGTAGTGAAGCTCTAGTTAGGACTAACTGATCAATCAGCTTAAGTATCTCCGGGGAGCTTgcaagatattttattttcaggTCAGGCTCCTTTTTAAGAATAAATCATGGATCTCAGTGCATAAGCTGCATATATCAACATATGTGTGAATGTGTAAGAGTAGTACAAGACCACATATGTGTAAAGATAGAAACCAGAGACCAAATGCGCTACTTGTACATCGATTCAGAAGCAATACAACATCTAATTAAAgcatttcaatataaaaactaatGGCTTCGCTATATGAATCTAGCTTTGTACATCACAAACACAACATGTTCAAAGCGGGAGAGGCTGGGAACGTGTATGAGAATCTCAACACCATCCCAGGAAAATATGTTACACACCCGTAAAGTGTATTTGTGGATCTCATAATATCATACTCAAAACTTGTAGCAGGGTCCATTAGCACTGCCAAAGATAAAGAAGAAGCTATGTAGTAACATTAACAAATTGAGTTGATAAAAGACATGGCATGAGAGAGACTATCATATTCACAAGTGTAAAGTGTTGAACATAAGCATAAGAGAGAAAGAGTTTAGGAGATGGAGATGAATAAGGTGACcgaagaaaataacaaaaaaaaaagctgtgaAATCTTAGAGAAACAAGCTCACAGATAAGTGCTTTGAAGGGCCAGCATAACGAGCAGTTTTCTCCTGTATTAAGGAACCCGGTGAAGTTAAGAGATGAAAATGTCTACTATGATGAGTTCAGATATATGGAGACAAAGCATTAACGATTTGCCCAAGATGGTATATAAAACTTTCGTTTCCTTAACGTTTGCTTCCAACAGAGCTCCATTCCGCAGAACGGTGATAAAGCTTCAGATTGCAGGACTTATTCGGATGCCTTCAAAAAGACGTAGTGCAAAGAGTGGCCTTTGGTTCCTATGACTAGCTTCAATACATTTCCTTTGTAAGGTTACGTACACTAGACTACTACGCTCACCTGTAAcacgtgtttttttttcttgacagaTGTTTTTGGAATTTTCTAATTACTTTTCTTATGTGGGTTCACCTAAGATTATGAGAACCCAGTCTAGAAATATAATCAGTTTGGCCAAGAATTTTCAAACCTGAAGATTCTTAGAGCACCCGCGATGGAAGTCTTTAAAGAGAATCTTTAacatctactttattaaaacagaagtacataTATGaaaggacaagacttgggttcatcCCTATTATGAACTTTCAAATTCACCTCAATTGTTAGCACCAATCAAAGTGCTATGTAGGATtagtaaaaaaaggaaacaaaattaaaaagaaaaaaagggaaAGAAGTGAAAAACACGTCGACTAATTTTTGTAACGCGATCTATGGGCTTGGGatccaaactaaaaaaaaaaatgagtgtCAAAGAGGAGTTGAACCCAGGTTTAAGGGGTGTCAACCAAATGAATTATACCACCAGAACTAACGAATTTCAATGCTACATGCTTAACAAATCacacttatatattttaacgtGTGTCAGCTGCATCCCCTCTTCTCCACATGGGTCCGCCTCTGTCATCACcaacacataattttaaaaacttctttatcatctatacaaaatataaaaagctttatttgtcaaattggtGTCTACAATCCTCTGCCCTtatatcttaaatctaaacccaaaacactaaaccctaaacccaaaatactaaaccctaaacccttgggtaaaccctaaacccttgggtaaaccctaaacctttgggtaaagaAATATTCCAAAGGTTTGAAGTTTACCCAAGGGTGTAGGGTTTAACCAAGAGTTTACGGTTtagtttttgggtttaccaatTTGACAAACAAAGCTTTCAATATTCTATGTGGATGATAAAGAAGCtttcaatattttgtgtaggtgatgaagaagaagctatggatggcgttaaaaaaattagtctatgtcttttttatttctttttttttttaattttgtttcctttttttattaatcttacatggcactttgattggtgttaacaattgaggtgaatttgagagtttattatagggggtgaacccaagttttGTTCTATATGAAATAACCCTAAAAGTTGCACAATAATTACAATTCAATGCCACTGAACATTTAATAAACCTATTTTTAagtaatgcttgtctttttctgatattaaataatttccTAAACAAACtactaaagatttttttttaaacttacaAACTACTAAAGATTGCATTAATAATTGACATGAGTATGATATAACTTCCGCACAAAATTAATTCACTTACCATATGAAGAGCGTAAACGTAAGTTATAACATGAATcacatttttagtttatttaacaTGCACCaacattaaattatataatatttatgtgtAATTCGACtcatagaaaaaataaacaaagaaacatTCTTCATAACAGTTGGACAATTTCAATTCAAACTTCTTTTACCATAAAATCACAAGTTTAGGATTGAAAATCATTCtttggaaataattaataaacttagCTTTAAGTACTTAATgaacaatattgttttaaatttatgtaattatatttttattatttatcagtaataactaaaaataaaagtcacataaaagaatcctttatataatatataaacatattatgttacatatattttcatatagcaccatatatttgtaaataatatatccaacaattttattatacattatcataaaaaaattgatccataaaaaatacatttttgcaGATATACgggtaatattttttaaaatatggatGATACAATTGAtggtttataaaacaaaataaaattactcaattaaatatttatttagtcgggtaaatttttaaaatatatattatcacttatacGAATAAATACTTATCAAGTTTAGATCGAATTCCTAACTATTTtagctaattaaaattttcaaaataattttttttttttgaaaatcttggTAACCAAGTTTAGATCCatatattaagtatttttataatttttagtataacaataatatttagaaagttaaccaagaagaaattaaaattaaacattttactCTAAATCAATTAAGTTGACATATATTATCCGTCTAGGTTGTTATGATCTTTCCTAacatgatttataaaatattttctcaatatatatactttctctattttgaaaactatagaTACAATTATACAAACCGAATATTCTACGAAATAAA contains these protein-coding regions:
- the LOC108842875 gene encoding DNA repair protein RAD4 isoform X2, with the translated sequence MKPLIKSKDSKLSAASRAAVNKVLDRINARGNKKGDATPQNSDSAKLDKGKKTVTDNVLEDRECVQFDDDDEMNDSDWEDCPIPTLAKSVDDTYVDDTRELTIELDDLPPDTKRQKKNTYRATAQDKERAELVHKVHLLCLLARGRIVDNACNDPLIQASLLSLLPSYLTKVSNLEKVTVRDIAPLLRWVRGNFAVRCTPSSEKSFRTSLAFALESRRGTPEELGALAVALLRALKLTTRFVSILDVASLKPGAEKDESSGQNRAKTKRGVFRNFTLMVPKHQAISSHPNKSSSHVEDKSLCETSSESQQEGSAQLQDNKVNSSCEAGTSSKSDGARRKGDVEFEMQLAMAMAATASVNNQQSSKVTEKKKSPQTTRRSDGLSVSDQVMSTAIGSKKADSPLCWAEVYCNGENMDGRWVHVDAVNGTIDAEQNVEAAAAACRMLVRYVVAFAGGGAKDVTRRYCTKWHTISSKRVSSSWWDMVLAPLRELEAAASVIPLANNACSSSSSSSFGMRSAVEDIELATRALTEPLPTNQQAYKGHELYAIEKWLHKNQILHPKGPVLGFCAGHSVYPRTCVQTLRTKESWLRDGLQLKASEVPLKILKRNAKIRKGKDFGDGNKDSEDGSSRCMELYGRWQMEPLCLPHAVNGIVPKNERGQVDVWSEKCLPPGTVHLRFPRIFSIAKRFGIDYAPAMVGFEYKSGRATPVFEGICRRTRNERRGGEKTKRSTSSFEMVSASFLYLNP
- the LOC108842875 gene encoding DNA repair protein RAD4 isoform X1, which gives rise to MKPLIKSKDSKLSAASRAAVNKVLDRINARGNKKGDATPQNSDSAKLDKGKKTVTDNVLEDRECVQFDDDDEMNDSDWEDCPIPTLAKSVDDTYVDDTRELTIELDDLPPDTKRQKKNTYRATAQDKERAELVHKVHLLCLLARGRIVDNACNDPLIQASLLSLLPSYLTKVSNLEKVTVRDIAPLLRWVRGNFAVRCTPSSEKSFRTSLAFALESRRGTPEELGALAVALLRALKLTTRFVSILDVASLKPGAEKDESSGQNRAKTKRGVFRNFTLMVPKHQAISSHPNKSSSHVEDKSLCETSSESQQEGSAQLQDNKVNSSCEAGTSSKSDGARRKGDVEFEMQLAMAMAATASVNNQQSSKVTEKKKSPQTTRRSDGLSVSDQVMSTAIGSKKADSPLCWAEVYCNGENMDGRWVHVDAVNGTIDAEQNVEAAAAACRMLVRYVVAFAGGGAKDVTRRYCTKWHTISSKRVSSSWWDMVLAPLRELEAAASVIPLANNACSSSSSSSFGMRSAVEDIELATRALTEPLPTNQQAYKGHELYAIEKWLHKNQILHPKGPVLGFCAGHSVYPRTCVQTLRTKESWLRDGLQLKASEVPLKILKRNAKIRKGKDFGDGNKDSEDGSSRCMELYGRWQMEPLCLPHAVNGIVPKNERGQVDVWSEKCLPPGTVHLRFPRIFSIAKRFGIDYAPAMVGFEYKSGRATPVFEGIVVCTEFKDAILEAYAEEREMREEEERRRNEAQAASRWYQLLSSILTRERLNNRYANNSEDDVVKTRSMETKPETVVREENVKTPEKQGGVKRGRKRRSEDDNREGGDGDEHEHVFLDEQETFDEKTSVKTKRCKCGFSVQVEQM